The Micromonospora sp. NBC_01740 genome includes a window with the following:
- the mqnC gene encoding cyclic dehypoxanthinyl futalosine synthase has protein sequence MSVSREIDDILQRGADSGRITPEEALLLYTEAPLHALGEAADAVRRRRYPDNVVTYLIDRNINYTNVCVTACKFCAFYRAPKHKEGWTHPTEEILRRCGEAVELGATQVMLQGGHHPDYGVEYYEELFSSVKKAYPQLAIHSIGPSEILHMAKVSGVSLDEAIARIKAAGLDSIAGAGAEMLPARPRKAIAPLKESGERWLEVMELAHRQGVESTATMMMGTGETAAERIEHLRMIRDVQDRTKGFRAFIPWTYQPENNHLKGRTQATTLEYLRLVAVARLFFETVPHLQASWLTTGKDVGQLALHMGVDDLGSIMLEENVISSAGARHRSNLHELIGMIRSADRIPAQRDTLYNRLAVHRTPADDPTDERVVSHFSSIAMPGGGAGKSLPLVDAR, from the coding sequence GTGAGTGTGAGCCGGGAGATCGACGACATCCTGCAGCGTGGCGCGGACAGCGGGCGGATCACGCCCGAGGAGGCCCTGCTGCTCTACACCGAGGCGCCGTTGCACGCCCTGGGCGAGGCCGCCGACGCGGTGCGCCGACGCCGCTACCCGGACAACGTCGTCACGTACCTGATCGACCGCAACATCAACTACACGAACGTCTGCGTGACGGCGTGCAAGTTCTGCGCGTTCTACCGGGCCCCCAAGCACAAGGAGGGCTGGACCCACCCGACCGAGGAGATCCTGCGCCGCTGCGGCGAGGCGGTCGAGCTGGGCGCCACCCAGGTCATGCTCCAGGGCGGGCACCACCCGGACTACGGCGTGGAGTACTACGAGGAGCTGTTCTCCTCGGTCAAGAAGGCGTACCCGCAGCTGGCGATCCACTCGATCGGCCCCAGCGAGATCCTGCACATGGCCAAGGTCTCCGGCGTCAGCCTCGACGAGGCCATCGCCCGGATCAAGGCGGCCGGGCTGGACTCGATCGCCGGCGCCGGCGCGGAGATGCTGCCCGCCCGCCCGCGCAAGGCCATCGCGCCGCTGAAGGAGTCGGGCGAGCGCTGGCTGGAGGTCATGGAGCTGGCGCACCGGCAGGGCGTCGAGTCGACCGCCACCATGATGATGGGCACCGGCGAGACCGCCGCCGAGCGGATCGAGCACCTGCGGATGATCCGCGACGTGCAGGACCGCACGAAGGGCTTCCGGGCGTTCATCCCCTGGACGTACCAGCCGGAGAACAACCACCTCAAGGGCCGGACCCAGGCCACCACCCTGGAGTACCTGCGGCTGGTCGCGGTGGCCCGGCTCTTCTTCGAGACGGTGCCGCACCTCCAGGCGTCCTGGCTGACCACCGGCAAGGACGTCGGGCAGCTCGCCCTGCACATGGGCGTGGACGACCTCGGCTCGATCATGCTGGAGGAGAACGTCATCTCCTCGGCCGGCGCGCGGCACCGCTCCAACCTGCACGAGCTGATCGGCATGATCCGCTCGGCGGACCGGATCCCCGCCCAGCGCGACACCCTCTACAACCGGCTGGCCGTGCACCGCACCCCGGCCGACGACCCGACCGACGAGCGGGTCGTCTCGCACTTCTCCTCGATCGCCATGCCGGGCGGTGGCGCCGGGAAGTCCCTGCCGCTGGTCGACGCCCGCTGA
- a CDS encoding demethylmenaquinone methyltransferase: MSRTPQGQRANLDKQPHEVAAMFDGVAARYDLTNTVLSFGQDRFWRRATRAALDLRPGERVLDVGAGTGVSTEELAQSGAYAVGADLSLGMLRVGKRTRPQVPLLAGDALKLPFADASFDAVTISFALRNVNDTDAALRELARVTRPGGRLVVCEFSTPVNPAFRTVYLSYLMRSLPSVARTVSSNPDAYVYLAESIRAWPDQPALAARIGAAGWGRVAWRNLTGGIAALHRAVRV; the protein is encoded by the coding sequence GTGAGCCGTACCCCGCAGGGCCAGCGCGCCAACCTGGACAAGCAGCCGCACGAGGTCGCCGCGATGTTCGACGGCGTGGCGGCTCGCTACGACCTGACCAACACCGTCCTCTCCTTCGGGCAGGACCGGTTCTGGCGCCGGGCCACCCGGGCCGCGCTCGACCTGCGGCCTGGTGAGCGGGTGCTCGACGTGGGCGCCGGCACCGGCGTGTCCACCGAGGAACTGGCCCAGTCGGGCGCGTACGCGGTGGGCGCCGACCTGTCCCTCGGCATGCTGCGCGTCGGCAAGCGCACCCGTCCCCAGGTGCCGCTGCTGGCCGGGGACGCGTTGAAGCTGCCCTTCGCCGACGCCAGCTTCGACGCGGTGACCATCTCGTTCGCGCTGCGCAACGTGAACGACACCGACGCCGCCCTGCGGGAGTTGGCCCGGGTCACCAGGCCGGGCGGCCGGCTGGTGGTGTGCGAGTTCAGCACCCCGGTGAACCCGGCGTTCCGCACGGTCTACCTGTCGTACCTGATGCGTTCGCTGCCGAGCGTGGCCCGCACCGTCTCCAGCAACCCCGACGCGTACGTCTACCTGGCGGAGTCGATCCGGGCGTGGCCCGACCAGCCGGCCCTGGCCGCGCGGATCGGCGCGGCGGGCTGGGGCAGGGTGGCCTGGCGCAACCTGACCGGCGGGATCGCGGCGTTGCACCGCGCGGTGCGCGTCTAG
- a CDS encoding LPXTG cell wall anchor domain-containing protein — translation MIFRNRSLARIGAGALLASGALTVLGSPAHASGTETDLAIEVAGTRVAANAQGKFAYAKVTNTGKNTPSELSVRVDVSKVDFDKVAAVPAVEDGCDIELVGEKPTAFICHATEKGLPGPGETTDLPIVLFKFEAEGTYKAPLSFKLISKDDTNAANNTKTATLDFSDASGPDLSVVAEDVKQAVKIVDGNPVYSGDLHAGGRSALTYFITNQGDKAAAGLKISVKLPKGVTPTEVEPGCEYAADKSTFTCTYANFGLIPQDEDTNPEDKLYSAYGFYHVFDVATDVKPGALKGGLVSVEPVGSAPSRMRAAAVTLPENVTGLRATDVDATDNSDAYAVIVAAKGGAGGGGDDDGGLPVTGAQTTLIGGIGGAVLIAGAAMFMVARRRRVVLVTPGDEKPTA, via the coding sequence ATGATCTTCCGTAACCGTTCGCTGGCGCGTATCGGCGCCGGCGCGCTGCTCGCCTCCGGCGCGTTGACCGTCCTCGGTAGCCCGGCTCACGCCTCGGGCACGGAGACGGACCTCGCGATCGAGGTGGCCGGCACGCGGGTCGCCGCCAACGCGCAGGGCAAGTTCGCCTACGCCAAGGTGACCAACACCGGCAAGAACACCCCGAGCGAACTGTCGGTGCGGGTGGACGTGTCCAAGGTCGACTTCGACAAGGTCGCCGCCGTGCCGGCCGTCGAGGACGGCTGCGACATCGAGCTCGTCGGGGAGAAGCCGACCGCGTTCATCTGCCACGCGACGGAGAAGGGCCTGCCGGGCCCGGGTGAGACCACCGACCTGCCGATCGTCCTGTTCAAGTTCGAGGCCGAGGGCACCTACAAGGCCCCGCTCTCCTTCAAGCTCATCTCGAAGGACGACACCAACGCGGCGAACAACACCAAGACCGCCACGTTGGACTTCTCCGACGCCAGCGGGCCGGACCTCTCGGTCGTCGCCGAGGACGTCAAGCAGGCCGTGAAGATCGTCGACGGCAACCCGGTCTACTCCGGCGACCTGCACGCGGGCGGCCGCTCGGCGCTGACGTACTTCATCACCAACCAGGGTGACAAGGCCGCCGCCGGTCTGAAGATCAGCGTCAAGCTGCCCAAGGGCGTCACCCCGACCGAGGTGGAGCCGGGCTGCGAGTACGCGGCCGACAAGTCCACCTTCACCTGCACCTACGCCAACTTCGGCCTGATCCCGCAGGACGAGGACACCAACCCCGAGGACAAGCTCTACTCGGCCTACGGCTTCTACCACGTGTTCGACGTGGCGACGGACGTGAAGCCGGGTGCCCTCAAGGGTGGTCTGGTCAGCGTCGAGCCGGTCGGGTCCGCGCCCAGCCGGATGCGGGCGGCTGCGGTCACCCTGCCGGAGAACGTCACCGGCCTGCGGGCGACCGACGTGGACGCCACCGACAACTCCGACGCGTACGCCGTGATCGTCGCGGCCAAGGGCGGCGCGGGCGGCGGCGGTGACGACGACGGCGGCCTGCCGGTCACCGGCGCGCAGACCACGCTGATCGGCGGCATCGGCGGCGCGGTGCTGATCGCGGGCGCGGCCATGTTCATGGTGGCGCGGCGGCGCCGGGTCGTCCTGGTGACCCCGGGCGACGAGAAGCCGACGGCCTGA
- a CDS encoding FG-GAP-like repeat-containing protein yields the protein MDQQVRRRRRALVIGVAAALTAGAVAGAPARAVSGGSPVTDSAYAFAAKVTFGEVGACSGALVAPQWVLTAHSCLPPTPGPRSTASAPAWPTTVTVGRLDLTTNDGRVQRANLVVSHPDRNLALLRLTLPVVGVTPVALATGAPVPGETLQALGFGRTATEWVPDKLHGAPVTVGAVSATSVAISNGQGGPTTCKGDAGGPAVRVVDGRPELVAVHATSWQGGCLAETETRRDAIETRTDDLAGWIRQNTPNNCSAGGASHGPADQAGVVILGDWTGDCRTDALVQLADGRLRAYPSSGDLSGTAPLFPSPYRYVGTNWGGANRPRALTGDFTGDGRTDIIAQSGDGTLTAWESTGDLSADYRLFAGASAIVGTAFTSGSIPRLIPGDFNGDGRTDLLGQLLNGTLRVWTSTGDLSADAQLFAGTTRDVGTGFTTTEVPRILTGDFNGDGRTDLIAQHADGTMKGYPSSGNLSMDMRLFPTTLVAKVVGTGWRSSSIPRILPADFDGDGTTDLVAQLADGRLRAYRSSGAMTGEGLLFSGPYPYVGTNWGTTNRPRILVGDLTGDGRTDLIGQDSAGVMLGFQSTGDLSADFKLYATSTSAVGSGWTPSSIPRVF from the coding sequence ATGGATCAGCAGGTACGACGACGGCGAAGAGCCCTCGTCATCGGTGTCGCCGCCGCGTTGACGGCAGGGGCCGTCGCAGGTGCGCCGGCCCGGGCGGTAAGCGGGGGCAGCCCGGTCACGGACAGCGCGTACGCCTTCGCGGCGAAGGTCACCTTCGGTGAGGTGGGCGCCTGCTCCGGGGCGCTGGTCGCGCCCCAGTGGGTGTTGACGGCCCATTCATGCCTTCCCCCCACCCCGGGCCCGCGCTCGACTGCGAGCGCGCCCGCGTGGCCCACCACGGTCACCGTGGGCCGGCTGGATCTGACCACGAACGACGGCCGGGTGCAGCGTGCCAATCTCGTGGTGTCGCACCCGGATCGGAACCTCGCGCTGCTCCGGCTCACGCTGCCGGTGGTCGGCGTCACCCCGGTCGCGCTCGCCACCGGGGCACCCGTGCCGGGCGAGACGTTGCAGGCGCTCGGCTTCGGTCGTACCGCCACCGAGTGGGTGCCCGACAAGCTGCACGGTGCGCCGGTCACGGTCGGCGCCGTCTCGGCCACCTCGGTCGCGATCAGCAACGGGCAGGGTGGGCCGACCACCTGCAAGGGCGACGCCGGAGGGCCGGCGGTGCGGGTGGTGGACGGGCGTCCCGAACTGGTTGCCGTGCATGCCACCTCCTGGCAGGGCGGCTGTCTCGCCGAGACGGAGACCCGGCGGGACGCCATCGAGACCCGCACGGACGACCTGGCCGGCTGGATCCGCCAGAACACGCCCAACAACTGCAGTGCCGGTGGCGCGAGTCACGGCCCGGCCGACCAGGCGGGTGTGGTGATCCTGGGCGACTGGACCGGCGACTGCCGCACCGACGCGCTTGTCCAGCTCGCCGACGGCAGGCTGCGGGCGTACCCGTCGAGCGGCGACCTCTCGGGCACCGCCCCGCTCTTCCCGTCGCCCTACCGCTACGTGGGGACGAACTGGGGCGGGGCGAACCGGCCGCGGGCGCTCACCGGGGACTTCACCGGGGACGGCCGGACGGACATCATCGCGCAGAGCGGCGACGGCACCCTGACCGCCTGGGAGTCGACCGGCGACCTCTCCGCCGACTACCGGCTCTTCGCCGGGGCGTCCGCGATCGTCGGCACCGCCTTCACCAGCGGCTCGATCCCCCGCCTGATCCCGGGCGACTTCAACGGCGACGGCCGCACCGACCTCCTCGGCCAGCTGCTCAACGGCACGCTACGGGTCTGGACGTCCACGGGCGACCTGTCGGCCGACGCCCAGCTGTTCGCCGGGACGACGAGGGACGTCGGCACGGGTTTCACCACCACGGAGGTGCCGCGCATCCTGACCGGCGACTTCAACGGCGACGGGCGGACCGATCTGATCGCCCAGCACGCCGACGGCACCATGAAGGGCTACCCGTCCAGCGGGAATCTTTCCATGGACATGAGGCTCTTCCCGACGACTCTCGTGGCGAAGGTGGTCGGCACCGGTTGGCGGAGTTCCTCGATTCCTCGGATCCTGCCGGCCGACTTCGACGGTGACGGCACCACCGACCTGGTCGCCCAGCTCGCGGACGGACGGCTGCGGGCGTACCGGTCGTCGGGGGCGATGACCGGCGAGGGGCTGCTGTTCTCCGGGCCCTACCCGTACGTGGGCACGAACTGGGGCACGACGAACCGGCCCCGCATCCTGGTGGGGGACCTCACCGGCGACGGACGCACCGACCTGATCGGCCAGGACTCCGCCGGCGTCATGCTCGGCTTCCAGTCGACCGGAGACCTGAGCGCCGACTTCAAGCTCTACGCCACCAGCACCAGTGCCGTGGGCAGCGGCTGGACGCCCAGCAGCATCCCGCGCGTCTTCTGA
- a CDS encoding NADH-quinone oxidoreductase subunit A — translation MSLSPYAPIIGLFALAAGFALFSVAAARFAGPRRYNKAKLEAYECGIEPSPQPVGGGRFPIKFYLTAMLFIVFDIEIIFLYPWAVSFDALPIFGFVEMVLFIVAVFVAYAYVWRRGGLDWD, via the coding sequence ATGTCGCTCTCGCCTTATGCACCGATCATCGGGCTGTTCGCCCTCGCCGCGGGGTTCGCGCTGTTCTCCGTGGCCGCTGCCCGCTTCGCCGGTCCCCGGCGCTACAACAAGGCCAAGCTCGAGGCGTACGAGTGCGGCATCGAGCCCAGCCCGCAGCCGGTCGGCGGCGGCCGGTTCCCGATCAAGTTCTACCTGACGGCGATGCTCTTCATCGTCTTCGACATCGAGATCATCTTCCTCTACCCCTGGGCGGTCTCGTTCGACGCCCTGCCGATCTTCGGCTTCGTGGAGATGGTCCTGTTCATCGTCGCTGTCTTCGTCGCCTACGCCTACGTCTGGCGGCGTGGCGGCCTGGACTGGGACTGA
- a CDS encoding peptidoglycan recognition protein family protein gives MATIPWLADVLRAAGVTVVEHGNWLGRVSGSSFNPIGVLWHHTAATSSAGNPHPALNICINGRSDLPGPLCQALVDHHGVFHVISGGRANHAGVSRGSGPIPAGDGNTLMVGWEIDYNGVNQAMTGAQYSASVLATAAVLRRLGRDASHARGHRETSTSGKIDPSFIDLDSMRADVARQLAGNPPLDLTENDMKLIQSPGRGIALVGPGYFRQLRNDEEVHAAVALAGNPLVGNDRQFDLWRSIAYDGQVKAPS, from the coding sequence ATGGCGACCATCCCCTGGCTCGCCGACGTGCTCCGCGCCGCCGGCGTCACGGTGGTGGAGCACGGCAACTGGCTCGGCCGGGTCTCCGGCAGCTCGTTCAATCCGATCGGCGTGCTCTGGCACCACACCGCCGCCACCTCCAGCGCCGGCAACCCGCACCCCGCCCTGAACATCTGCATCAACGGCCGCTCCGACCTGCCCGGCCCGCTCTGCCAGGCCCTGGTCGACCACCACGGCGTCTTCCACGTCATCTCCGGCGGGCGGGCCAACCACGCCGGCGTCAGCCGCGGCAGCGGCCCCATCCCGGCCGGCGACGGCAACACCCTGATGGTCGGCTGGGAGATCGACTACAACGGGGTCAACCAGGCCATGACCGGCGCCCAGTACAGCGCCTCGGTGCTCGCCACCGCCGCCGTGCTGCGGCGGCTCGGCCGCGACGCCAGCCACGCCCGGGGCCACCGGGAGACCAGCACCAGCGGCAAGATCGACCCGTCGTTCATCGACCTGGACTCGATGCGCGCCGACGTGGCCCGCCAGCTCGCCGGCAACCCACCCCTCGACCTCACGGAGAACGACATGAAGCTCATCCAGTCACCCGGCCGCGGCATCGCCCTCGTCGGACCCGGCTACTTCCGCCAGCTCCGCAACGACGAGGAGGTGCACGCCGCCGTCGCGCTGGCCGGCAACCCGCTGGTCGGCAACGACCGCCAGTTCGACCTGTGGCGCAGCATCGCCTACGACGGCCAGGTCAAGGCCCCGAGCTGA
- a CDS encoding cell wall anchor protein, giving the protein MTLFHRSALARAGAVALLAAGGLTTVAVPAQAADGPDLALIPISTQLAKGVDAARSKPFKFTVTNAGTATAEDVSLRVNTQQLKEKRVGFLVPEGCRAIESHLYQCSLGDLPAGTSKDFGVPLFSTGGRGDGGKLVVHVVTATPGGKVRDKVVVPVTVTKPGYDLTAWAQDVQAGVVVNGAVADEPDLRPVRRGETVPLDWAVYNDGSRPATGVFYGITLPAGVSFVTVPQGCVTQVYLGKEQAFCEDAGATIRRGQYYTADVTVKVGDDVTEPVLREGDLFAYGLDVAEGEPEEEPRIAGQAQRKAFSEADMGDNHTFFEAFVDLSAQPTPTPTGEPTPTPTATPTGVPTAAPTTTPGGGGGGDGGLPVTGVQAGLIGGIGAAVLLAGGALLLLSRRRRVVLVAPGDEKSTD; this is encoded by the coding sequence ATGACCCTGTTCCATCGCTCGGCCCTGGCCCGCGCCGGTGCCGTGGCACTCCTCGCGGCGGGTGGCCTGACCACCGTCGCCGTTCCCGCCCAGGCCGCCGACGGGCCGGACCTCGCCCTGATCCCGATCAGCACTCAGCTCGCGAAGGGTGTCGACGCGGCCCGGAGCAAGCCGTTCAAGTTCACCGTCACCAACGCCGGCACGGCCACGGCGGAGGACGTCTCGTTGCGGGTCAACACCCAGCAGCTCAAGGAGAAGCGCGTCGGCTTCCTGGTGCCCGAGGGTTGCCGCGCCATCGAGAGCCACCTCTACCAGTGCTCCCTCGGCGACCTGCCCGCCGGCACCAGCAAGGACTTCGGCGTCCCGCTGTTCAGCACGGGCGGCCGGGGCGACGGCGGCAAGTTGGTCGTCCACGTCGTCACCGCGACGCCCGGGGGCAAGGTTCGCGACAAGGTCGTCGTGCCGGTGACCGTGACGAAGCCCGGCTACGACCTCACCGCCTGGGCGCAGGACGTCCAGGCAGGCGTCGTGGTCAACGGCGCGGTGGCCGACGAGCCGGACCTCAGGCCGGTGCGCCGGGGCGAGACCGTCCCGCTGGACTGGGCGGTCTACAACGACGGCAGCCGGCCCGCGACCGGCGTCTTCTACGGCATCACCCTCCCGGCGGGTGTGAGCTTCGTGACGGTGCCGCAGGGCTGCGTCACGCAGGTGTACCTCGGCAAGGAGCAGGCGTTCTGCGAGGACGCCGGCGCGACCATCCGCCGGGGGCAGTACTACACCGCCGACGTGACGGTGAAGGTCGGCGACGACGTGACCGAGCCGGTGCTGCGGGAGGGCGACCTCTTCGCGTACGGGCTGGACGTCGCCGAGGGCGAGCCGGAGGAGGAGCCGCGGATCGCCGGCCAGGCGCAGCGGAAGGCCTTCTCCGAGGCCGACATGGGGGACAACCACACGTTCTTCGAGGCCTTCGTCGACCTGTCGGCGCAGCCGACCCCGACCCCGACCGGTGAGCCGACGCCGACCCCGACGGCGACCCCGACCGGCGTACCCACGGCGGCCCCGACCACCACCCCCGGTGGCGGTGGCGGCGGCGACGGCGGGCTGCCGGTGACCGGCGTGCAGGCCGGGCTGATCGGAGGCATCGGCGCGGCCGTGCTGCTGGCCGGCGGCGCGCTGCTGCTGCTCTCCCGGCGGCGCAGGGTCGTCCTGGTGGCGCCCGGCGACGAGAAGTCGACCGACTGA
- the paaE gene encoding 1,2-phenylacetyl-CoA epoxidase subunit PaaE: MTVTITRPVRRRPVFHPLSVAAVDRLTDDAVAVTFAVPAELRETFAFSAGQHLTVRRPGAAGEDVRRSYSICSTPDDLARHGRLRIGVREIPGGAFSAFACGALRGGDTIEVLPPLGHFTTALAPDRARHYGAVVAGSGITPVLALVATALAVEPASTFTLVYGNRTANTVMFAEELADLKDRWPTRLHLVHVLSREQGESALLSGRIDADRLGRLLDTVVPGDTVDEWFLCGPYDMVVDAREVLAARGVPESAVHTELFHVAEAPAPPRRPADEPGGGAEVTILLDGRSSRFTMRRDERVLDAALKVRGELPYACKGGVCSTCKAKVVDGAVTMARNYALEPDEVAAGYVLTCQSSPTTDRLTVDYDA; encoded by the coding sequence GTGACTGTCACCATCACCCGCCCGGTCCGTCGCCGGCCGGTCTTCCACCCGCTGTCCGTCGCCGCCGTCGACCGGCTCACCGACGACGCCGTGGCGGTCACCTTCGCCGTGCCGGCGGAGCTGCGCGAGACGTTCGCGTTCTCCGCCGGCCAGCACCTCACCGTCCGCCGCCCCGGCGCCGCCGGTGAGGACGTGCGGCGGTCGTACTCCATCTGCTCCACGCCCGACGACCTGGCCCGGCACGGCCGGTTGCGGATCGGCGTGCGGGAGATTCCCGGCGGCGCGTTCTCCGCCTTCGCCTGCGGCGCGCTGCGCGGCGGCGACACGATCGAGGTGCTGCCGCCGCTCGGGCACTTCACCACGGCCCTCGCGCCGGACCGGGCCCGCCACTACGGCGCGGTGGTCGCCGGCTCGGGCATCACCCCGGTGCTCGCGCTGGTCGCGACGGCGCTCGCCGTCGAGCCGGCCAGCACGTTCACGCTGGTGTACGGCAACCGCACGGCGAACACGGTGATGTTCGCCGAGGAGTTGGCCGACCTGAAGGACCGGTGGCCCACCCGGCTGCACCTGGTGCACGTGCTCTCCCGGGAACAGGGCGAGTCGGCGCTGCTCTCCGGCCGGATCGACGCCGACCGGCTGGGCCGGCTGCTGGACACCGTCGTGCCCGGTGACACCGTCGACGAGTGGTTCCTCTGTGGCCCGTACGACATGGTGGTGGACGCCCGGGAGGTGCTCGCCGCGCGCGGCGTGCCGGAGTCGGCGGTGCACACGGAGCTGTTCCACGTCGCCGAGGCCCCGGCACCACCGCGACGCCCGGCCGACGAGCCGGGGGGCGGCGCCGAGGTGACCATCCTGCTCGACGGCCGGTCGTCGCGTTTCACGATGCGGCGCGACGAGCGGGTGCTGGACGCGGCGCTGAAGGTGCGCGGCGAGCTGCCCTACGCCTGCAAGGGCGGGGTCTGCTCCACCTGCAAGGCCAAGGTGGTCGACGGCGCGGTCACGATGGCCCGCAACTACGCGCTGGAGCCGGACGAGGTGGCCGCCGGCTACGTCCTCACCTGCCAGTCCAGCCCGACGACCGACCGGCTCACCGTCGACTACGACGCCTGA
- a CDS encoding geranylgeranyl reductase family protein: MAAVEHDADVIVVGAGPGGSATAYHLARHGVRVLLLEKTEFPREKVCGDGLTPRAVRQLIRMGVDTSPEAGWLHNRGLRVIGGGVRLELDWPDLASFPNYGLVRTRLDFDDLLARRAVEAGAELRTGVNVTGPVLGPDGRVTGVEAEVGPGKEPATFHAPLVVAADGVSGRFPLALGLAKREDRPIGVAVRRYYRSPAKHDDNYLESWLELRSKDSGDNLLPGYGWIFGLGDGRVNVGLGVLNSSSAFGKTNYRRLLTDWLANTPADWGMTDEANAEGPILGAALPMGFNRVPHYTRGVMLVGDSGGMVNPFNGEGIAYAMESGELAAEVAVQALARPAGADRERALTAYSTELKLRFGGYYRLGGIFVKLIGRPEIMRMATKHGMPHPMLMRFVLKLLANLTDPRDGDAMDRVINTMTRVAPAV; the protein is encoded by the coding sequence ATGGCCGCGGTGGAGCATGACGCCGACGTGATCGTCGTGGGCGCCGGTCCCGGTGGGTCGGCTACCGCATACCACCTGGCTCGGCACGGCGTACGGGTGCTGCTGCTGGAGAAGACCGAGTTCCCCCGGGAGAAGGTCTGCGGCGACGGGCTGACCCCGCGCGCGGTGCGGCAGCTCATCCGGATGGGCGTGGACACCTCGCCCGAGGCGGGCTGGCTGCACAACCGGGGCCTGCGGGTCATCGGCGGCGGCGTCCGGCTGGAGCTGGACTGGCCCGACCTGGCGAGCTTCCCCAACTACGGCCTGGTGCGCACCCGGCTCGACTTCGACGACCTGCTCGCCCGGCGCGCCGTCGAGGCCGGCGCCGAGCTGCGTACCGGCGTGAACGTCACCGGCCCGGTGCTGGGCCCGGACGGCCGGGTCACCGGCGTCGAGGCGGAGGTCGGCCCGGGCAAGGAGCCCGCCACCTTCCACGCGCCGCTGGTCGTCGCGGCCGACGGGGTCTCCGGCCGCTTCCCGCTCGCCCTCGGGCTGGCCAAGCGCGAGGACCGGCCGATCGGCGTCGCCGTCCGGCGCTACTACCGCTCGCCCGCCAAGCACGACGACAACTACCTGGAGTCCTGGCTCGAGCTGCGCAGCAAGGACAGCGGCGACAACCTGCTGCCCGGGTACGGCTGGATCTTCGGGCTAGGCGACGGCCGGGTCAACGTCGGCCTCGGGGTGCTCAACTCCTCGTCCGCGTTCGGCAAGACCAACTACCGCCGGCTGCTCACCGACTGGCTGGCCAACACGCCCGCCGACTGGGGCATGACCGACGAGGCGAACGCGGAGGGGCCGATCCTCGGCGCCGCGCTCCCCATGGGCTTCAACCGGGTGCCGCACTACACCCGGGGCGTGATGCTGGTCGGCGACTCCGGCGGCATGGTCAACCCGTTCAACGGCGAGGGCATCGCGTACGCGATGGAGTCCGGCGAGCTGGCCGCGGAGGTCGCCGTGCAGGCGCTCGCGCGCCCGGCCGGCGCGGACCGGGAGCGTGCGCTGACGGCGTACTCGACGGAGCTGAAGCTCCGCTTCGGCGGCTACTACCGGCTCGGCGGCATCTTCGTGAAGCTCATCGGCCGCCCCGAGATCATGCGGATGGCCACGAAGCACGGGATGCCGCACCCGATGCTGATGCGCTTCGTGCTCAAGCTGCTGGCCAACCTGACCGACCCCCGCGACGGGGACGCGATGGACCGCGTCATCAACACGATGACGAGAGTGGCGCCCGCCGTGTAG
- a CDS encoding NuoB/complex I 20 kDa subunit family protein, protein MGIEEKLPAGVLLTSVEKLVNWSRKTSVWGATFGLACCAIEMMAAGGPHYDMGRWGMEVFRASPRQADLMIVAGRVSQKMAPVLRQIYDQMAEPRWVISMGVCASSGGMFNNYAIVQGVDHIVPVDMYLPGCPPRPEMLIDAVLKLREKIGHEPLGPNGRKMLEARKARGDVPVVPYGSMPSSYRSDKARRAEWTKAVREGREEQLRIENWMKAQNHLQHGGVQK, encoded by the coding sequence ATGGGTATCGAGGAGAAGCTTCCCGCCGGTGTCCTGCTCACCTCGGTGGAGAAGCTGGTCAACTGGTCGCGGAAGACGTCGGTCTGGGGGGCCACCTTCGGTCTGGCCTGCTGCGCGATCGAGATGATGGCCGCCGGTGGTCCGCACTACGACATGGGCCGCTGGGGCATGGAGGTCTTCCGGGCCTCGCCCCGGCAGGCCGACCTGATGATCGTGGCCGGCCGGGTGAGCCAGAAGATGGCCCCCGTGCTGCGCCAGATCTACGACCAGATGGCGGAGCCCCGCTGGGTCATCTCGATGGGCGTCTGCGCCAGCAGCGGCGGCATGTTCAACAACTACGCCATCGTGCAGGGCGTCGACCACATCGTCCCGGTCGACATGTACCTGCCCGGTTGCCCGCCCCGGCCCGAGATGCTCATCGACGCGGTCCTCAAGCTGCGCGAGAAGATCGGGCACGAGCCGCTCGGCCCGAACGGCCGCAAGATGCTCGAGGCGCGCAAGGCCCGCGGCGACGTCCCGGTCGTCCCCTACGGCTCGATGCCGTCGTCGTACCGCAGCGACAAGGCCCGGCGGGCCGAGTGGACCAAGGCGGTCCGTGAGGGTCGCGAGGAGCAGCTGCGGATCGAGAACTGGATGAAGGCCCAGAACCACCTGCAGCACGGGGGTGTCCAGAAGTGA